A genomic window from Treponema primitia ZAS-1 includes:
- a CDS encoding 4Fe-4S binding protein, with protein sequence MEKEVLTGLINELVNDAQSNSVVKDVALRPDLAGMPFFAEPLVGFAAADDPYFGELKKPGVIGEHFLLPQDWLGSAKTVVSVFFPHTEQVKKANRQNMGWPADEWLHARIEGQAFLEELGRHVIAFLKDRGFDCISPMLDPRFSTQSPLTTDKTEQNYYTSNWSERHVAHVCGLGTFGLSRGLITPKGISGRFISLITGAYFEPTPRPYSGTNDYCTRCGACARHCPVKAISLEEGKNHPPCSAFLNRTREKHRPRYGCGKCQTAVPCENGIPTQVRS encoded by the coding sequence ATGGAAAAGGAAGTATTAACCGGGCTTATCAATGAACTGGTAAACGACGCCCAGAGCAATTCGGTGGTCAAAGATGTTGCCCTGCGGCCGGATCTGGCGGGGATGCCCTTTTTTGCTGAGCCCCTGGTAGGTTTTGCCGCGGCGGATGATCCCTATTTTGGGGAACTGAAAAAGCCCGGTGTAATTGGAGAGCATTTTCTCCTGCCGCAGGACTGGCTGGGGAGCGCCAAAACGGTAGTATCGGTGTTTTTCCCCCATACGGAACAGGTAAAAAAAGCGAACCGTCAAAACATGGGATGGCCCGCCGACGAATGGCTCCATGCCAGAATCGAAGGCCAGGCCTTTTTAGAAGAACTGGGCCGGCATGTCATAGCGTTCCTGAAGGACCGGGGCTTCGACTGTATATCTCCGATGCTCGATCCACGGTTCTCTACACAAAGCCCCCTCACTACCGATAAGACCGAACAGAATTACTACACCAGTAACTGGTCCGAGCGCCATGTGGCCCATGTATGCGGCCTGGGGACCTTCGGCCTTTCCCGGGGGCTTATCACCCCCAAGGGCATCTCCGGCCGTTTTATCAGCCTCATTACCGGCGCGTATTTCGAGCCCACCCCCCGGCCCTACTCCGGAACGAACGACTACTGTACCCGCTGCGGCGCCTGCGCCCGGCATTGCCCGGTCAAAGCCATCTCCCTGGAGGAAGGGAAGAATCACCCCCCCTGTTCAGCATTCCTGAACCGTACCAGGGAAAAACACCGGCCCCGCTATGGCTGCGGGAAGTGCCAGACCGCCGTGCCCTGCGAGAACGGGATACCAACCCAGGTACGGAGCTGA
- the glgP gene encoding alpha-glucan family phosphorylase → MNIATYTVKPKLPNSLKPLEEIARNLWLSWNFDAVQLFIRLDYDVWLKSQQSPIRTLGMVSQERLAEVAKDDSYLAALNEVYGRFLKYKKGETWYRGSKKDVVAYFSMEYGMDVSLPIYSGGLGMLSGDHMKTSSDMGLPLVGIGLLYRQGYFKQYLNADGFQQETYPENDWYNMPVERKNDKNGDPIKISVDMAGRVALAQIWEVKVGRSFLYLLDTNIEENAQDFRNITSSLYGGDKETRIQQEILLGIGGIRALRALGINPAATHMNEGHAAFLGLERAREIMQEKHFSFDEAHEVVWPTNIFTTHTPVPAGNERFDVGLIEKYFRSWTQILGISWKDFLGLGRERVYDDHESFCMTVLALKFAAYANGVSKLHGEVSRQMWKGLWPNLPLGEVPIDHVTNGVHPRTWVSNNMVDLLDRYFGPHFNDEPTELSIWDRMDRISDEELWRTHERRRERLVAFARDRIRQNLKRNGAVERRIQKAEDALSPYVLTLAFARRFATYKRGNLLLRDPDRLLRLLKDNDRPIQLIFAGKAHPMDMPGKELIKELVHFAEHHDVESRIIFLENYDMTMSHYLTAGADVWLNTPRRPLEASGTSGMKAAMNGVLNCSILDGWWDEAYNPEVGWAIGRGEEYEDTKLQDEVESKALYDLLEREIIPMFYQRGRDGLPREWIKMMKTCMKEIGHSMSSHRMLMDYSNKFYFPALKNYRRLSKDDYAEGKSLAAYINKLHQAWETLKISKIESNSKPVMQRGDSLTVTAHIELGALQPDEVLVELYHGTVSNQSNDITNARRSEMRPIGNEGNSHVYQVRVECSDTGQQGHTVRILPKHEALVHPYRSGLIKWA, encoded by the coding sequence ATGAATATAGCTACCTATACGGTTAAACCGAAACTTCCCAATTCCCTTAAACCATTGGAAGAGATTGCCCGCAATCTCTGGCTTTCCTGGAATTTTGACGCGGTCCAGCTCTTTATCCGCCTGGATTATGATGTTTGGCTCAAATCCCAGCAAAGTCCAATTCGGACCTTAGGTATGGTCAGCCAGGAACGTCTGGCGGAGGTAGCTAAGGATGATTCCTATCTCGCCGCCCTCAACGAGGTTTATGGCCGGTTTTTAAAATATAAAAAAGGCGAAACCTGGTACCGGGGTTCCAAAAAGGATGTGGTAGCCTATTTCTCTATGGAATACGGTATGGACGTGTCCCTCCCCATCTATTCAGGCGGCTTGGGTATGCTTTCCGGGGATCATATGAAGACCTCTTCCGATATGGGGCTGCCCCTGGTGGGTATCGGTCTTTTGTACCGGCAGGGTTATTTTAAGCAGTACCTCAATGCCGATGGGTTCCAGCAGGAAACGTATCCGGAAAACGACTGGTACAATATGCCGGTGGAACGGAAGAACGATAAAAACGGTGATCCTATCAAAATTTCTGTAGATATGGCCGGTCGTGTTGCCCTAGCCCAAATCTGGGAAGTCAAGGTGGGCCGTAGTTTCCTCTATCTTCTGGATACCAATATCGAAGAAAACGCACAGGATTTCCGGAATATCACCTCCAGTCTCTACGGAGGGGACAAGGAAACCCGGATTCAGCAGGAGATTCTCCTGGGAATCGGGGGCATCCGTGCGCTCCGGGCCTTGGGGATCAACCCCGCCGCAACCCACATGAACGAAGGCCATGCTGCCTTCCTTGGTCTGGAACGGGCCCGGGAAATCATGCAGGAAAAACACTTTAGCTTTGATGAAGCCCACGAAGTAGTGTGGCCTACCAATATCTTCACCACCCATACCCCGGTACCTGCGGGTAATGAACGGTTTGACGTGGGGCTTATTGAAAAATATTTCCGGTCCTGGACCCAGATTCTGGGTATTTCCTGGAAGGATTTCCTCGGCCTTGGCCGTGAGCGGGTCTACGATGATCACGAATCCTTCTGCATGACCGTCCTGGCCCTTAAGTTTGCCGCCTATGCCAACGGGGTGTCCAAGCTCCACGGTGAAGTTAGCCGGCAGATGTGGAAGGGTCTCTGGCCCAACCTACCCCTGGGTGAAGTACCCATTGATCATGTTACCAACGGGGTACACCCCCGGACCTGGGTTTCAAACAATATGGTGGACCTTCTGGACCGCTACTTTGGGCCTCATTTTAACGATGAACCTACGGAGCTTTCTATATGGGACCGCATGGACCGTATCTCCGATGAAGAGCTGTGGCGCACCCATGAGAGGCGCCGTGAACGGTTGGTGGCCTTTGCCCGGGACCGGATCCGGCAGAACCTCAAGCGGAACGGAGCGGTGGAACGCCGTATCCAGAAGGCCGAGGACGCCCTTTCTCCCTATGTCCTTACCTTGGCTTTTGCCCGTCGGTTTGCCACCTATAAGCGGGGTAACCTGCTCCTCCGTGACCCGGACCGGCTGCTCAGGCTCCTCAAGGACAACGACAGGCCCATCCAGCTGATCTTTGCCGGAAAAGCCCACCCCATGGATATGCCCGGGAAGGAGCTGATCAAGGAGCTCGTTCACTTTGCGGAACACCACGATGTGGAAAGCCGGATCATCTTCCTGGAAAACTACGACATGACCATGTCCCATTATCTTACCGCCGGTGCCGACGTGTGGCTCAATACACCCCGCCGACCCCTGGAAGCATCGGGTACCAGCGGTATGAAGGCCGCCATGAACGGAGTCCTGAATTGTTCTATCCTGGACGGATGGTGGGATGAAGCCTACAACCCCGAAGTGGGTTGGGCCATTGGCCGCGGTGAGGAATACGAGGATACGAAATTACAGGACGAAGTGGAGAGCAAGGCCCTCTACGACCTCCTGGAACGGGAAATTATCCCCATGTTCTATCAGCGTGGACGTGATGGTCTGCCCCGGGAATGGATCAAGATGATGAAGACCTGTATGAAGGAGATTGGTCATTCCATGTCCAGTCACCGCATGCTTATGGATTATTCCAATAAGTTCTATTTCCCAGCCCTGAAGAATTACCGCCGTTTGAGCAAAGATGATTATGCGGAAGGTAAGTCCCTGGCCGCTTATATCAACAAGCTCCACCAGGCTTGGGAAACTCTGAAGATCTCCAAAATTGAGTCCAACTCGAAACCGGTGATGCAGCGTGGGGATTCCCTTACGGTGACCGCTCACATTGAGCTGGGCGCCCTTCAGCCCGATGAAGTTCTGGTAGAGCTGTACCACGGTACCGTATCGAACCAGAGCAACGATATTACGAATGCTCGGCGCTCAGAGATGAGGCCCATCGGTAATGAAGGCAATAGCCACGTGTATCAGGTGCGGGTCGAATGTTCCGATACGGGCCAGCAGGGCCACACGGTACGGATTCTGCCCAAGCACGAAGCTCTGGTGCATCCCTACCGCAGCGGTTTGATCAAGTGGGCGTAA
- a CDS encoding MFS transporter, whose protein sequence is MDKSMVGGGLSVKQKLGFGIFDLGGNMFFTLMGFWTLNFLTDTVGLAAALAGTAVMMGKAWDAVTDPVMGFISDRTLSRWGRRRPYLLFGAIPMLLAMWFFFTKPGFSGSLALTIWATLALMLLNTAATVINIPYSSLTPELSDDYHERTSLNGYRFGCAIFGTILGAAAVQPLVDIFPTKARGFSMMGLILGTVMLITTLLTFCGTKEKVHTKADLPTGSLLSTYRAVFSNKPFVLLLLTYAFHIMALTFVQSILVYYTRYVYNSADLTTIAMLLLLLVAMVFIPISVLVSKRIGKKRTYQICFGIISSACIIIFFLGHILGPHFFLGMMVYAGIGVGFSYVAPYAMVPDTIDFAATRDGERNEGAYYGMWTFVSKLGTALSVFLSGIILSLGGYIAEAVQGSGAIMAIRFLIGPIPAIIFIGALVVIQFYPLDEKAFREIKTPGQNRG, encoded by the coding sequence ATGGATAAAAGTATGGTCGGCGGCGGATTATCGGTTAAACAAAAACTGGGCTTTGGCATATTCGATTTGGGGGGTAATATGTTTTTTACCCTCATGGGCTTCTGGACCCTGAATTTCCTGACCGATACGGTAGGACTCGCCGCAGCCCTGGCGGGGACTGCGGTGATGATGGGCAAGGCCTGGGATGCGGTTACGGACCCCGTGATGGGCTTTATCAGCGACCGCACCCTTTCCCGCTGGGGACGCCGCCGGCCATACCTGCTCTTCGGCGCCATCCCCATGCTGCTTGCCATGTGGTTCTTCTTCACCAAGCCCGGGTTTTCAGGCAGCCTTGCCCTAACCATCTGGGCTACCCTGGCGCTGATGCTCCTCAACACCGCCGCCACGGTGATCAATATCCCCTACTCTTCCCTAACGCCGGAATTAAGCGACGATTACCACGAGCGGACCAGCCTGAACGGCTACCGTTTCGGCTGCGCCATCTTCGGCACCATCCTGGGCGCCGCCGCAGTCCAGCCCCTGGTGGATATTTTCCCCACCAAGGCGCGGGGCTTTTCCATGATGGGGCTCATCCTGGGAACCGTGATGCTGATCACCACCCTGCTCACCTTTTGCGGGACCAAAGAAAAGGTGCACACCAAGGCAGATCTCCCCACCGGCAGCCTGCTTTCAACCTACCGGGCAGTTTTTTCGAACAAGCCCTTCGTACTGCTCCTCCTCACCTATGCTTTCCATATTATGGCCCTGACCTTCGTTCAAAGTATCCTGGTCTATTATACCCGGTACGTGTACAATTCGGCGGACCTTACCACCATAGCTATGCTGCTCCTCCTCCTGGTAGCAATGGTGTTTATCCCCATATCCGTACTGGTCTCTAAGCGGATCGGGAAAAAGCGGACCTACCAAATCTGTTTTGGGATCATCTCCAGCGCCTGTATTATCATCTTTTTCCTGGGCCACATCCTGGGGCCTCATTTTTTCCTAGGCATGATGGTATACGCCGGCATAGGGGTTGGATTCAGTTACGTTGCCCCCTACGCCATGGTCCCGGACACTATAGACTTCGCCGCCACAAGAGACGGAGAACGGAACGAGGGGGCCTATTACGGGATGTGGACCTTTGTTTCCAAGCTCGGCACCGCCCTATCGGTGTTTCTTTCCGGGATCATCCTCTCCCTGGGGGGCTACATCGCCGAGGCGGTTCAGGGCTCCGGAGCAATCATGGCAATACGGTTCCTCATCGGCCCCATACCGGCGATCATATTTATCGGCGCATTAGTGGTGATACAGTTCTACCCGCTGGACGAGAAGGCTTTCCGGGAAATAAAAACCCCCGGCCAAAACCGGGGGTAA
- a CDS encoding MraY family glycosyltransferase translates to MVFVFGIVIIASFVISVIIVAQVLVLSHKKSWYDPIDERKIHTGAIPRLGGIGFASAFICMCIGIGFIIPLLPVELIPGIVFHLPFLFPLIAMILVFISGVFDDFRPMAPRFKLLIQIIAAFLVVMSGYTFQSITFINQGILGNLNWLRYPVTFLWIVGLTNAVNLIDGVDGLAGGISALASLFFALIFSRIANNSAMILICLCLSAALVGFLVFNMPFPRAKIFMGDGGSQFLGFILALLPLLNAGGAPSGFPLLYAAALLGIPIFDTFAAIWRRIRDRRRIDTPDRLHIHHKLMNLGFNARGVDAILYGLQILLGILVFESIRYKGALSLILLGAAYVATSAFFITIHFVNRHVIRKRKDPAA, encoded by the coding sequence ATGGTATTTGTTTTTGGCATTGTTATAATTGCATCCTTTGTGATCTCAGTCATCATTGTTGCTCAAGTTCTCGTTCTGTCCCATAAAAAATCCTGGTACGATCCTATCGATGAACGTAAAATCCATACCGGCGCCATCCCCCGTCTGGGGGGCATAGGTTTTGCCTCAGCTTTTATCTGCATGTGTATCGGTATAGGTTTTATCATCCCCCTGCTTCCGGTAGAGCTCATTCCCGGCATTGTGTTTCATCTTCCCTTCCTGTTCCCCCTTATTGCGATGATCCTGGTCTTTATTTCCGGGGTTTTTGATGATTTTAGGCCCATGGCGCCTCGGTTCAAGCTTCTTATCCAGATTATAGCGGCTTTTCTGGTTGTCATGTCCGGCTATACCTTCCAAAGTATCACTTTTATCAATCAAGGAATCCTGGGAAACCTGAACTGGCTGCGCTATCCCGTTACTTTTCTCTGGATTGTTGGGCTTACCAATGCGGTAAACCTGATTGACGGGGTGGACGGCCTTGCAGGTGGTATTTCGGCCCTGGCATCCCTCTTTTTCGCCCTTATTTTTTCGCGTATTGCCAATAACAGCGCCATGATTCTTATATGCCTCTGCCTTAGCGCTGCTCTGGTGGGGTTTCTTGTCTTCAATATGCCCTTCCCCAGGGCGAAAATATTTATGGGTGACGGGGGCAGCCAGTTTTTAGGATTTATCCTGGCCTTGCTGCCTTTGCTAAATGCCGGGGGAGCGCCCTCCGGATTTCCCCTCCTCTACGCTGCCGCCCTGCTCGGTATCCCGATTTTTGATACCTTTGCCGCAATCTGGCGGCGGATACGGGACAGGCGGCGGATCGACACCCCCGACCGGCTGCATATTCATCATAAGCTCATGAACCTGGGTTTCAATGCACGGGGGGTGGACGCCATTCTATACGGGTTGCAGATACTCCTGGGGATCCTGGTATTCGAGTCTATTCGGTATAAGGGCGCCCTTTCCCTGATTCTCCTGGGAGCGGCCTATGTGGCTACCTCGGCCTTCTTTATTACCATTCATTTCGTGAACCGGCATGTGATACGGAAGCGAAAAGACCCCGCCGCTTAA
- the thrA gene encoding bifunctional aspartate kinase/homoserine dehydrogenase I, with protein sequence MMLVLKFGGTSVGSPEAIGKLITILGDPEHARKVRVVVVSALSGMTDSLIGVARQAAAGESAYVAAVKAMEDRHRKISRAFLAGENRQDADAAIKAVFVELNRTLDGIGILRELSPRILDYVMSFGERLSATLIARICTAGGIPSEYLDTRPLILTDDNYGAAQYRSEETYSRIRSYLRKNTVLQIATGFIGSTAEGYTTTLGRGGSDLSAAIFGAAIGAKTVEIWTDVDGILTADPKLVKSAFRISSLSYNEAMELSHFGAKVLHPPTVRPALEKGIPIWIRNTFNPEGGGTLISDKADPGDYPIRGISSMGNITLVRVQGSGMVGVAGFSSRLFGALARKRISVILISQASSEYSICFAVAPQDGQAAAQAIREEFVREIADAAIEDPVVENDLAIIAVVGSNMEHTPGISGKVFHALGRSGVNVIAIAQGSSEINISAVIHSKDVIKALSAVHEAFFLAEVRSVNLFLLGIGLIGGTLLEQIVGHHEILADEYKIRIKVVGIANSKRMIFNPRGLAPKKIKAVLTSGDQSNASAGTEIFPLDLGEFIRRMKSFNMPNTAFCDCTASDQVSALYAEILKSNIPIVTPNKRANSGSFEYYKTLRGYSKNRGIPYLYETTVCAGLPVISTLRDLALSGDKVRRIEAVLSGTLSFIFNNYDGSKSFSALVREAKAKGYTEPDPRDDLNAMDAARKALILARECGMSLEFSAVDIEPLLPPSCFKANGVDAFFAELEKADEDFEKRRKAAAADGAVLRYVAVIEEGSARISLRAEKPGSPFLSLVDSDNIVVITTDRYSKLPMVIKGPGAGAQVTAGGVFADIVRIARTLV encoded by the coding sequence ATGATGTTGGTACTGAAATTTGGAGGCACCTCCGTAGGGTCTCCTGAGGCGATTGGGAAACTGATAACCATTCTTGGAGACCCGGAACATGCCCGCAAGGTCCGGGTGGTCGTGGTGTCCGCCCTATCGGGGATGACCGATTCTCTTATTGGGGTGGCTAGACAGGCCGCTGCCGGAGAAAGCGCCTATGTTGCAGCGGTAAAAGCGATGGAGGACCGGCACCGCAAAATAAGCCGGGCTTTCCTTGCAGGAGAAAACCGACAGGACGCCGATGCCGCCATAAAAGCAGTGTTTGTTGAATTGAACCGTACCCTGGACGGGATAGGTATACTCCGGGAACTTTCGCCCCGGATCCTCGACTATGTGATGAGCTTTGGGGAAAGGCTTTCCGCGACGCTCATCGCCCGGATCTGTACTGCCGGGGGCATTCCTTCGGAATACCTGGATACCCGCCCCCTTATCCTGACCGACGATAATTACGGCGCCGCCCAGTACCGGTCCGAAGAAACCTATAGCCGGATTCGTTCATACTTGAGGAAAAATACCGTTCTTCAAATAGCCACGGGCTTTATCGGTTCCACCGCCGAAGGATACACCACTACCCTGGGCCGGGGCGGTTCGGACCTGAGCGCCGCTATTTTCGGCGCCGCCATCGGGGCAAAGACCGTGGAAATCTGGACCGACGTGGACGGCATACTTACCGCGGATCCCAAGCTCGTAAAAAGCGCCTTTAGGATCAGTTCCCTTTCATATAACGAAGCCATGGAGCTTTCCCACTTCGGCGCCAAGGTCCTCCACCCACCCACGGTACGCCCGGCCCTGGAAAAGGGTATCCCCATTTGGATACGGAATACCTTCAACCCCGAAGGCGGCGGTACCCTGATCAGCGACAAGGCGGATCCCGGGGATTACCCTATCCGGGGGATCAGCTCCATGGGGAACATCACCCTGGTACGGGTCCAGGGGTCCGGTATGGTAGGGGTCGCCGGTTTTTCCTCCCGGCTTTTCGGCGCCCTGGCCCGCAAAAGGATCAGCGTTATCCTTATTAGCCAGGCCTCCAGCGAATACTCCATCTGTTTCGCCGTGGCGCCCCAGGACGGACAGGCCGCAGCCCAGGCGATTCGGGAAGAGTTTGTCCGGGAAATAGCCGACGCCGCCATTGAGGATCCGGTGGTGGAGAATGACCTGGCGATCATCGCCGTGGTGGGTTCCAACATGGAGCATACCCCGGGGATCTCCGGCAAGGTCTTCCACGCCCTGGGCCGGAGCGGGGTCAACGTAATTGCCATTGCCCAGGGTTCCTCGGAAATTAACATCTCTGCGGTTATCCACAGCAAGGATGTAATCAAAGCCCTCAGCGCAGTCCACGAAGCCTTCTTTCTGGCGGAGGTTCGCTCGGTGAACCTTTTCCTCCTGGGTATAGGTCTTATCGGCGGCACCCTGCTGGAACAGATTGTCGGCCACCACGAGATCCTGGCGGATGAATACAAGATACGGATCAAGGTGGTGGGGATAGCCAATTCCAAGCGGATGATCTTTAATCCCAGGGGGCTGGCTCCCAAAAAGATCAAGGCCGTTCTGACCAGCGGGGATCAATCGAATGCCTCGGCGGGTACAGAAATATTCCCCCTTGATCTGGGAGAATTTATCCGCAGGATGAAATCCTTCAACATGCCCAACACGGCCTTCTGTGACTGTACCGCCAGCGATCAGGTCTCCGCCCTGTACGCAGAAATACTGAAATCTAACATACCCATCGTCACCCCCAATAAACGGGCCAATTCCGGATCCTTCGAGTACTACAAAACCCTTAGGGGCTATTCCAAGAATCGGGGTATTCCCTATCTCTACGAAACCACGGTCTGTGCAGGCCTCCCGGTGATATCAACCCTCCGGGATCTGGCCCTGTCCGGGGACAAGGTCCGGCGTATTGAGGCGGTTCTTTCGGGCACCCTGAGTTTTATCTTTAATAATTATGACGGCAGTAAAAGTTTTTCCGCCCTGGTCAGGGAAGCCAAAGCCAAGGGTTACACCGAGCCGGATCCCCGGGACGATCTTAATGCCATGGACGCCGCCCGTAAGGCCCTGATCCTGGCCCGGGAATGCGGGATGTCCCTGGAATTCAGCGCCGTGGACATAGAACCCCTGCTCCCCCCGTCCTGCTTTAAAGCCAACGGGGTGGACGCCTTCTTTGCGGAGCTGGAAAAGGCAGACGAAGATTTTGAGAAACGCAGGAAAGCTGCGGCGGCGGATGGCGCGGTCCTGCGCTATGTGGCGGTCATTGAGGAAGGTTCCGCCCGAATCTCCCTGCGCGCCGAAAAGCCCGGAAGCCCCTTCCTGTCTCTGGTGGATTCGGACAACATCGTGGTTATCACCACCGACCGTTACTCCAAGCTGCCCATGGTGATAAAAGGCCCCGGCGCCGGCGCCCAGGTTACCGCGGGCGGGGTCTTCGCAGATATTGTGCGGATCGCCCGGACCTTGGTATAG
- a CDS encoding Rpn family recombination-promoting nuclease/putative transposase produces MKLSYLAPFLWGELRRKARENAKQGVPLDILVDFGFKSLFTANNEDSREALRHLLSACIGRPVTVLSIQNNELLPEFLTGKTVRLDIHIRFNNGELADLEMQVQRTDDNIKVRSVFLAARMLSGQAKRGKSYKQIRRVYQIFFLDFILFSESDKVPRRYFMQEEEEHDQLSDVVSSIFYELPKLKKVARECLSGKRDVSVLSADQKWGIFFKYRNVKKMAALIGELCQKEEGIMKADRALKKISHDEEHWARSLFREKMAMDYRSGISNAYDKGLEDGAEKARLALEEKDRILGEKDRAIAELNRKLLEAGKDTY; encoded by the coding sequence ATGAAACTATCCTACCTAGCCCCCTTTCTGTGGGGCGAGCTGCGTCGTAAGGCACGGGAAAACGCTAAACAGGGCGTCCCCCTGGACATCCTCGTCGACTTTGGCTTTAAAAGCCTATTCACCGCCAACAACGAGGACTCCCGGGAAGCCCTGAGGCATCTACTCTCCGCCTGCATAGGCCGCCCCGTCACCGTTCTGTCTATACAGAACAATGAGCTACTTCCGGAGTTCCTTACCGGCAAGACCGTCCGCCTGGACATCCACATCCGCTTTAATAATGGCGAGCTAGCGGATCTTGAAATGCAGGTTCAACGGACTGATGATAACATTAAGGTCAGGTCAGTCTTTTTAGCTGCCCGCATGCTCTCCGGCCAGGCCAAGCGGGGGAAGAGTTACAAACAGATACGACGGGTGTATCAGATATTTTTTCTCGATTTTATCCTTTTTTCCGAGAGCGACAAGGTCCCCCGGCGCTACTTCATGCAGGAAGAGGAAGAGCATGACCAATTGAGCGATGTGGTATCGTCAATTTTTTATGAGCTGCCCAAACTGAAGAAGGTAGCCCGGGAATGCTTAAGCGGTAAAAGAGATGTATCCGTATTGTCTGCGGACCAAAAGTGGGGTATATTTTTTAAGTACAGGAACGTCAAAAAGATGGCAGCCCTGATAGGAGAACTTTGCCAAAAGGAAGAAGGAATCATGAAGGCGGATCGTGCATTAAAAAAGATAAGCCATGATGAGGAACACTGGGCACGGAGCTTGTTCCGGGAGAAGATGGCCATGGACTACAGGTCCGGCATAAGCAACGCCTACGATAAGGGCTTGGAAGATGGGGCCGAGAAAGCCCGGCTGGCGCTGGAAGAAAAGGACCGAATACTTGGGGAAAAGGACCGGGCGATAGCGGAACTTAACCGCAAGCTGCTGGAAGCCGGTAAGGATACGTATTAG